In Primulina eburnea isolate SZY01 chromosome 3, ASM2296580v1, whole genome shotgun sequence, one DNA window encodes the following:
- the LOC140827120 gene encoding uncharacterized protein, with protein sequence MNLVADALSRKVQNAILTYLSISKVHEHLGTSGWTCQISGDYFIVSSIKVEPQIISSNKVAQRTDPHNHRLKELPQTDESDKFSAASDGTLRFNGRLVVPNLIYLKEAILLEVHCSRHSIHIGNRKMYHNLRAHYWREGMKKEIFDFVAKCLTCQQVKDE encoded by the coding sequence ATGAATCTAGTTGCAGATGCACTTAGCAGAAAGGTTCAAAACGCTATATTGACATATCTGAGTATTTCTAAAGTCCACGAGCACTTGGGAACATCAGGATGGACTTGTCAAATAAGTGGAGATTATTTTATAGTTTCATCTATCAAAGTCGAGCCACAGATAATATCAAGCAATAAAGTagcgcagagaactgatccgcaCAATCATAGATTGAAAGAATTGCCTCAAACAGATGAGTCAGATAAGTTCAGTGCTGCCTCAGATGGTACATTGCGCTTTAATGGCAGACTTGTGGTTCCTAATTTGATATATCTGAAAGAAGCTATACTACTTGAAGTACATTGTAGTCGACATAGCATCCATATAGGAAATCGAAAGATGTATCATAATTTGAGAGCTCATTATTGGCGggaaggtatgaagaaggaaatTTTTGATTTCGTGGCTAAATGTTTAACTTGCCAACAGGTTAAAGATGAATGA